In Vibrio lentus, a single genomic region encodes these proteins:
- a CDS encoding MATE family efflux transporter: MPNADSTLNKRMGIVALTWPIFIEVLLRTALNTSDVFMLSGYSDKAVSAVGVISQISFFLIIVSTMVSSGTGILIAQYNGASRTQDSAHVGVASIILAIVTGVLLSIIAVLGAEYFIPLYQLEAQVEQYAQEYLFISGALTFNVTIGVVLTTILRSHGYSKSPMVINLIAGVINVFGNYCALYQPFGLPVYGVQGVATATVISQLIGMFILIGVVRSKGIELPMKQFKSVPKAIYQKIIKIGSMNAGEVLSYNMAQISITFFVVQMGTSSLAAFTYAQNIARLSFAFALAIGQGSQIQTGYYIGKGWIDEIANRVQRYFVVGFIASISITCVVYIFRFEILDLFTQDPEIIALTAALIAGSILLEAGRVFNLIFISCLKAAGDIKFPIKMGILSMWGIGVAMSYLLGVHWGYGVLGAWMAIAMDEWFRGIIMAYRWRTKKWTRFSL, encoded by the coding sequence ATGCCTAATGCAGATTCCACCCTAAACAAACGCATGGGAATCGTTGCGCTCACCTGGCCAATTTTTATCGAAGTTCTTCTAAGAACCGCACTCAACACCAGTGATGTATTCATGTTGTCGGGATACTCAGACAAAGCCGTGTCTGCCGTTGGTGTTATCTCTCAGATATCCTTTTTTCTGATCATCGTATCAACCATGGTCAGCAGTGGTACAGGCATCCTAATTGCTCAATACAACGGCGCATCTCGTACTCAAGATAGCGCTCATGTGGGCGTGGCAAGTATTATCCTAGCCATTGTTACTGGTGTGTTGTTGAGTATCATCGCCGTTCTTGGCGCTGAATATTTTATTCCGCTCTATCAACTGGAAGCTCAGGTCGAACAGTACGCTCAAGAGTACCTGTTCATCAGTGGCGCACTCACCTTCAATGTGACGATAGGTGTGGTTCTCACCACAATTCTACGTAGCCATGGTTATTCGAAATCGCCAATGGTCATCAATTTGATTGCTGGTGTTATCAACGTATTCGGTAACTATTGCGCACTCTACCAACCTTTTGGACTGCCCGTTTACGGCGTACAAGGGGTGGCTACCGCAACTGTGATTAGCCAACTAATTGGTATGTTCATCTTAATTGGTGTGGTGAGAAGTAAAGGCATTGAGCTACCAATGAAGCAATTCAAATCTGTACCTAAAGCCATCTATCAAAAGATCATCAAGATTGGTTCTATGAATGCAGGAGAAGTGCTCTCTTACAACATGGCGCAGATCAGCATTACCTTCTTTGTGGTGCAAATGGGCACTTCTTCATTGGCGGCGTTTACCTACGCGCAAAATATCGCTCGCCTCTCTTTTGCCTTTGCACTGGCCATTGGTCAGGGTAGCCAAATCCAAACCGGATACTACATCGGCAAGGGTTGGATAGATGAGATAGCCAATCGTGTACAACGCTATTTTGTAGTTGGCTTTATCGCCTCTATCAGCATTACCTGCGTGGTCTATATTTTCCGATTCGAGATTTTGGACTTATTCACTCAAGATCCAGAGATCATCGCACTCACCGCAGCACTGATTGCAGGCTCTATCCTGTTAGAAGCTGGTCGCGTATTTAATTTGATTTTCATATCTTGCTTGAAAGCTGCAGGCGATATTAAGTTTCCGATCAAAATGGGCATTCTCAGCATGTGGGGCATTGGCGTTGCTATGAGCTATTTGCTTGGCGTGCATTGGGGGTATGGCGTGTTAGGCGCGTGGATGGCAATTGCAATGGATGAATGGTTCCGAGGAATCATTATGGCGTATCGTTGGAGAACAAAAAAATGGACTCGTTTTTCTTTGTAG
- a CDS encoding phosphatase PAP2 family protein, producing MKGYMDSETTTAKPAPQKEQSNLLSSLLHEFRRNKLILYYVAFTTPLTLVVNYFVPHEVRYNIYTYLEILATVCYVTFILWATYYYCHLLFNREKRPTKQFINKIKTLLFPVSKPIYFILLMLVLNISFSSYTFLKSVIPYLNPYFLDLDFYHLDKWLHFGISPWEITHFFLPNSIASLAINILYNLWFFIMWGMLLYFVIYRKDDQLRNQFLLTFLSSWFIIGNIMATLLSSAGPVFISHFNDQDLYLPLMQRLNMQSAELTERGFMSLWALSTQDALWASYVGGVGDIGTGISAMPSMHVTISVLIAMTSFKLNKKLGYIAWIYAFFIQVGSVHLAWHYAVDGYVGAILVVALWHLIGYLLRRNTPSITRQ from the coding sequence ATGAAGGGCTATATGGATTCAGAGACGACCACCGCCAAACCCGCTCCTCAAAAAGAACAATCAAACTTGTTATCGTCTTTACTTCATGAATTCAGAAGAAACAAACTGATTCTGTATTATGTTGCATTTACGACACCGTTAACGTTAGTTGTTAATTATTTCGTGCCTCATGAAGTTCGATACAACATATATACCTACTTAGAGATCTTAGCCACGGTCTGTTACGTCACCTTTATTTTATGGGCGACATACTACTACTGCCATTTATTGTTCAATCGAGAAAAAAGACCCACTAAACAATTCATCAATAAAATTAAAACTCTGTTGTTTCCAGTATCAAAGCCGATCTACTTTATTTTATTAATGCTCGTCTTAAACATCTCATTCTCTAGCTATACCTTCTTAAAATCAGTCATTCCTTATCTCAATCCATATTTTTTAGATCTCGATTTTTACCATTTAGATAAATGGTTGCACTTTGGCATTTCACCTTGGGAAATCACCCACTTTTTTTTACCGAATTCAATAGCTTCACTCGCCATCAACATCTTGTACAACTTGTGGTTTTTTATCATGTGGGGAATGCTGCTTTATTTTGTCATTTACCGTAAAGATGACCAACTTCGCAACCAGTTTTTACTCACATTCTTAAGTTCATGGTTTATCATTGGGAACATAATGGCGACCCTTCTGTCATCAGCAGGCCCTGTTTTTATTAGTCACTTCAATGATCAAGATTTGTATCTTCCTTTGATGCAAAGATTAAACATGCAGAGCGCAGAACTCACTGAACGTGGCTTTATGTCTTTGTGGGCACTCAGTACTCAAGATGCGCTTTGGGCAAGCTACGTTGGAGGAGTTGGGGATATAGGGACTGGCATCTCAGCCATGCCCAGCATGCATGTAACCATATCCGTTCTGATTGCAATGACATCATTCAAATTGAATAAAAAACTCGGTTACATAGCTTGGATTTACGCCTTCTTTATTCAGGTTGGCTCGGTACATTTGGCATGGCATTACGCTGTTGATGGTTATGTGGGTGCAATACTGGTTGTAGCTCTCTGGCATTTGATCGGTTACTTACTCCGAAGGAACACACCCTCAATTACTCGGCAGTAA
- the ygjJ gene encoding protein YgjJ codes for MKSSFTKKTLITSCILAALTANAHADETAANHSDTQPPKTESETLFNFYGELGLGGHVALEGDDKGRYADGTYIEAGLAIEHGNWFGLAYMEGWTVQADDEGNAWATGHGWGGFEGGFNRFYAGYRTDEKTEFIVGRMDSSLDDVQWWGDPTVEYGYAISNTRDVHLGVKIQNLEGKLRYSVSFAPESDFSEDDALVHFGKYDSFADQWKDKNAMVNGYLQYDLTDDLTLMGGGEVRNKDGGELLLLGAEYKNFATRVWHDTDKGNQESFGSESGIQTSAWYEAAQGVYLSAAYNYANFDGDNGDKEITSYINAGVWYEYGNGAFATAFDSRFGVGSDTEIGDAQVFAMQYFYW; via the coding sequence ATGAAAAGTAGTTTTACTAAAAAGACTCTTATTACAAGTTGTATTCTTGCTGCCCTTACGGCTAATGCGCACGCTGATGAAACCGCGGCTAACCACAGCGACACTCAGCCCCCTAAAACAGAATCAGAAACGCTGTTTAACTTTTACGGTGAGCTTGGCCTTGGTGGTCATGTGGCACTCGAAGGTGATGATAAGGGTCGCTACGCAGACGGCACTTACATTGAAGCGGGTTTAGCTATCGAGCACGGTAATTGGTTTGGTCTTGCTTACATGGAAGGCTGGACGGTACAAGCCGATGACGAAGGTAACGCTTGGGCGACTGGCCACGGCTGGGGCGGCTTCGAAGGTGGTTTTAACCGCTTTTACGCTGGCTACCGCACCGACGAAAAAACAGAATTTATTGTCGGTCGTATGGACTCGTCACTGGATGACGTTCAATGGTGGGGTGACCCTACAGTTGAGTACGGCTACGCAATCTCAAACACGCGTGACGTACACCTTGGTGTGAAGATCCAAAACCTAGAGGGCAAGCTTCGCTACAGCGTTTCTTTCGCGCCAGAGTCTGATTTCTCTGAAGACGATGCTCTCGTTCACTTCGGCAAATACGACAGTTTCGCAGACCAATGGAAAGATAAGAATGCCATGGTCAATGGTTACCTCCAATACGATCTGACTGACGATCTGACCCTAATGGGTGGCGGTGAAGTTCGTAACAAAGATGGTGGTGAACTATTGCTATTGGGTGCTGAATACAAAAATTTCGCTACTCGTGTTTGGCACGATACCGATAAAGGCAACCAAGAATCTTTCGGTAGCGAGTCAGGTATTCAAACCAGTGCGTGGTACGAAGCAGCACAAGGCGTTTACCTATCAGCAGCCTACAACTACGCAAACTTTGACGGTGACAATGGCGACAAAGAGATCACCTCTTACATCAATGCTGGAGTTTGGTACGAATACGGAAACGGCGCATTTGCGACTGCTTTCGACAGCCGCTTTGGCGTAGGCAGCGACACTGAAATCGGCGACGCACAAGTGTTCGCAATGCAATACTTCTACTGGTAA
- a CDS encoding LysR family transcriptional regulator, which translates to MADFNWKGIDLNLLIALQALYKTNSVSKAAERCYVSQSAMSHSLQRLRKLFDDPLFERVGSKMEATERAIELSSTVDALLNTIQSEVLLSKRFEVDSYKGSWKIGLTDYAEQMFGPMIFDFIKQASPNSQVAFLNVNRTNYQQVFEEAKLDITIGSFGEVPKLYDTELLYTEQHVCLLDASVLDIELPMSLQSFVSVEHALVSPSGALKTTVDTKLSELGYTRKVAIASSNFLTVKRLISGRKLLCIVPKLVARNAPNIDSSLIAVTPPIDVPDFDIQLVYRKGKQLDDKNTHLRKVISQAVEIVITAE; encoded by the coding sequence GTGGCTGATTTTAACTGGAAAGGAATTGACCTTAACTTATTGATTGCACTGCAAGCTCTATATAAAACAAACAGTGTAAGCAAGGCAGCTGAACGTTGTTATGTCAGCCAATCAGCGATGAGTCATAGCTTACAAAGACTGAGAAAGCTGTTTGATGATCCTTTATTTGAACGAGTTGGTAGCAAGATGGAAGCGACCGAACGAGCGATTGAATTATCAAGCACCGTCGATGCGTTGCTTAATACTATTCAATCTGAAGTTCTGTTGTCCAAAAGGTTCGAAGTTGATAGTTATAAAGGCAGCTGGAAGATCGGACTTACCGATTACGCGGAACAGATGTTTGGCCCAATGATCTTCGATTTTATTAAACAAGCTTCGCCAAACTCTCAAGTTGCATTTCTTAACGTTAATCGAACCAATTACCAGCAGGTATTTGAAGAGGCTAAGCTAGACATTACGATAGGCAGCTTTGGTGAAGTGCCTAAATTGTATGACACAGAACTTCTCTACACCGAGCAGCATGTTTGTTTGCTTGATGCATCCGTTTTGGATATTGAGTTGCCTATGTCACTGCAATCATTTGTCTCTGTGGAGCACGCCTTAGTGTCTCCTAGTGGTGCCTTAAAAACGACAGTTGATACTAAATTGTCTGAGTTGGGTTACACCAGAAAAGTGGCAATCGCATCGAGTAACTTCTTAACCGTAAAACGATTGATAAGTGGAAGAAAGCTATTGTGTATTGTGCCTAAGCTAGTCGCTAGAAACGCCCCTAATATAGACAGTTCACTGATAGCTGTCACCCCGCCAATAGACGTCCCTGATTTTGATATACAGCTTGTTTATCGTAAGGGAAAGCAATTAGACGACAAGAATACTCACTTGAGAAAAGTGATTTCTCAAGCTGTTGAGATTGTTATTACTGCCGAGTAA
- a CDS encoding amino acid permease, protein MSESVRGKLGKFALLSMTFAAVFNVRNIVNNNIELGLSSAPIFLLATLIYFIPFVFIIAEFVSANKNSESGMYDWLKQPLGSKAAYLGSFLYWFVNLFWFVSLLPNVIAYASYAMLGYEYAFSPIVTSAISIGLFAAATHISTKGASWLGKIAEIVAYGVFALFAVYVIGALMALGGNHEPVEPITLEAMTPTINWATLGIMCWIFQAAGGAETAAAYLNDVKGGHKSFIKVIISAGIAIGIMYAVGSLLVNVFVARDELTYAGGMVEIFTGMANYFDISQSLTGRFVGIILFVAMFGSMMMWTAAPVKIHFSEIPKGVYGEKTTELNEHGVPVRAAWWQFAFVFLMLVINGFGSESVQDMMNTAINLTAGTAMLPPIFIMVAYFVFRLKHDDTPRDFRMGTRVQGMAVVSVLIGIFVVSMTASAFPTGVDLMQAFFVNVFMTAVFSAIAWWWISRFEKKQAGKDAKLEAAKQS, encoded by the coding sequence ATGTCTGAATCTGTACGCGGTAAGTTAGGTAAATTTGCCTTGCTCTCCATGACATTTGCAGCGGTATTTAACGTTCGCAACATTGTAAATAACAACATCGAATTGGGATTGAGTTCAGCCCCTATCTTTTTGCTTGCCACTCTTATTTACTTCATTCCATTCGTGTTCATTATTGCTGAATTCGTATCAGCAAATAAAAATTCTGAGTCAGGCATGTATGACTGGCTTAAACAACCTTTGGGCTCAAAAGCGGCCTACTTAGGTTCATTCCTCTATTGGTTCGTTAACCTATTCTGGTTTGTATCACTGCTGCCTAACGTTATCGCATACGCATCTTACGCAATGCTTGGCTACGAGTACGCCTTCTCTCCTATTGTGACATCGGCAATCTCAATTGGTCTATTTGCGGCGGCAACGCACATCTCGACTAAAGGCGCGAGCTGGTTAGGTAAGATTGCAGAGATCGTGGCATACGGTGTATTTGCACTGTTCGCGGTTTACGTTATCGGCGCCCTAATGGCATTAGGTGGTAACCATGAGCCAGTAGAACCAATCACGCTAGAAGCAATGACGCCAACCATCAACTGGGCAACACTAGGTATTATGTGTTGGATCTTCCAAGCAGCCGGTGGTGCAGAAACCGCAGCCGCTTACCTAAACGATGTTAAAGGTGGTCATAAGTCTTTCATCAAGGTGATCATTAGCGCGGGTATCGCTATCGGTATCATGTATGCAGTCGGTTCTCTATTAGTGAATGTATTCGTTGCACGTGATGAACTCACTTATGCTGGCGGCATGGTTGAAATCTTCACTGGTATGGCGAACTACTTCGACATTTCGCAATCTCTAACAGGTCGCTTCGTCGGTATCATCCTATTCGTCGCTATGTTCGGTTCGATGATGATGTGGACAGCAGCTCCAGTAAAAATTCACTTCTCTGAAATCCCTAAAGGTGTTTACGGTGAGAAGACGACTGAGCTTAACGAACACGGTGTGCCAGTACGCGCAGCATGGTGGCAATTTGCGTTCGTATTCCTAATGCTCGTTATAAACGGCTTCGGTTCTGAGTCTGTACAAGACATGATGAACACAGCGATTAACCTAACAGCAGGTACGGCAATGTTACCGCCTATCTTCATCATGGTGGCGTACTTTGTATTCCGCTTGAAGCATGACGATACGCCACGTGACTTCCGCATGGGTACTCGAGTTCAAGGTATGGCTGTTGTATCTGTACTTATCGGTATCTTCGTTGTGAGCATGACAGCGTCAGCATTCCCGACGGGTGTAGACCTAATGCAAGCGTTCTTCGTTAACGTATTTATGACGGCAGTGTTCTCAGCTATCGCTTGGTGGTGGATCTCTCGCTTTGAAAAGAAGCAAGCAGGTAAAGACGCGAAGTTAGAAGCCGCAAAGCAGTCGTAA
- the ygjK gene encoding alpha-glucosidase — protein sequence MKLNKSFAALAIGAALVVTGCTSNSISGSSSDAEQLQANEFKNVIDRTGSPEYMRDYDFDDHQRFNPFFDLGAWHGHLLPDTAEGMGGFPGTALLTEEYINFMADNFDRLSVFKDGKKVTFTMEAYSLPGALVQTLKSDDVTVEMTMRFASNRTSLLETKITTDSPVELVWDGELLEKTHAKEGVAQTDKTIAETYPEYDRQIVATDDGLKVTFGKVRSTWDLLTSGESEYQVHKSIPTQTKVDGLTFTSTANIEESTTIYTTYSHVLTAEEAQAEQPEIKKIMANPTDFLAASAERWEGYLEMGLTNPNATPEQERVAVKAMETLNGNWRGAAGAMEFDSVTPSVTARWFSGNQTWPWDTWKQAYAMAHFNPDVAKDNIRAMFAYQIQADDAVRPWDEGYVPDLLAYNLSPERGGDGGNWNERNTKPSLAAWAVMEVYKTTSDEAWLEEMYPKLVAYHDWWLRNRDNNGNGVPEYGAARDKAHNTPEGEMYFTVVRGDKHETVVGQAALDKVVAEGNYDYIESPAQTAASWESGRDDAAAFGFIDKDQLDAYVANGGKRSDWDVEFAQNRAEDGTLLGYSLLQESVDQASYMYSDNKYLAEMADILGKDAEAKEFREKAEHLSNYINTCMFDEGTNFFYDIRIEDKPLANGCAGKPIVERGKGPEGWSPLFNAAATQANADAVVSVMKDTEEFNTYVPLGTAALSSPAFGPDIYWRGRVWVDQFYFGLKGMDSYGYRDDAIEMAGAFFDHADGLVQDGPIRENYNPLTGEQQGAPNFSWSAAHLYMLYNDFFTDAE from the coding sequence ATGAAACTGAATAAATCATTCGCAGCTCTCGCTATTGGCGCAGCACTTGTTGTTACTGGCTGTACATCAAACTCCATCTCTGGCTCAAGTTCTGATGCAGAGCAACTGCAAGCAAACGAATTTAAGAACGTTATCGACCGCACTGGCTCGCCAGAATACATGCGTGATTACGACTTCGATGACCATCAACGCTTTAACCCATTCTTCGACCTAGGCGCATGGCACGGTCACTTGTTGCCAGATACAGCAGAAGGCATGGGCGGATTCCCAGGAACGGCACTGCTTACCGAAGAATACATCAACTTCATGGCTGATAACTTTGACCGCCTAAGCGTGTTCAAAGATGGCAAAAAAGTCACGTTCACCATGGAAGCTTACAGCCTACCGGGCGCATTGGTTCAGACACTAAAATCTGACGATGTAACGGTAGAAATGACGATGCGTTTTGCTTCAAACCGTACCTCTCTGCTAGAAACCAAAATCACTACCGACTCCCCAGTAGAACTAGTGTGGGATGGTGAGCTACTCGAAAAGACACACGCGAAAGAAGGCGTAGCACAAACCGACAAAACAATCGCTGAAACTTACCCTGAGTATGACCGTCAAATCGTCGCAACCGACGATGGCCTGAAAGTCACCTTTGGTAAGGTGCGTTCAACTTGGGATCTGCTGACTTCAGGTGAGTCTGAGTACCAAGTTCATAAGTCGATTCCAACGCAAACTAAGGTCGATGGCCTAACGTTTACTTCAACGGCAAACATTGAAGAATCAACCACCATCTACACCACATACTCGCACGTTTTAACTGCAGAAGAAGCGCAAGCGGAACAGCCTGAAATCAAAAAGATCATGGCAAACCCTACCGACTTCTTAGCGGCATCAGCAGAACGTTGGGAAGGTTATCTTGAGATGGGTTTAACCAACCCGAACGCAACACCAGAACAAGAACGTGTTGCGGTTAAAGCGATGGAAACCCTAAACGGTAACTGGCGTGGCGCTGCAGGTGCGATGGAGTTTGATTCAGTGACACCATCAGTGACCGCACGTTGGTTCTCGGGCAACCAAACTTGGCCGTGGGACACATGGAAACAAGCCTACGCAATGGCTCACTTCAACCCAGACGTAGCGAAAGACAATATCCGTGCGATGTTCGCTTACCAAATTCAGGCTGACGACGCCGTTCGCCCTTGGGATGAAGGCTATGTGCCCGATTTATTGGCTTACAACCTAAGCCCAGAACGTGGCGGCGACGGTGGTAACTGGAATGAACGTAATACCAAACCAAGCCTAGCGGCATGGGCAGTAATGGAAGTCTACAAGACCACCAGCGATGAAGCTTGGCTCGAAGAGATGTATCCAAAGCTCGTGGCTTACCACGATTGGTGGCTACGCAACCGTGACAACAACGGCAACGGTGTACCTGAATATGGCGCAGCACGCGACAAAGCACACAACACACCTGAAGGTGAAATGTACTTCACTGTGGTTCGTGGCGACAAACATGAAACAGTCGTAGGCCAAGCAGCACTAGATAAAGTTGTGGCTGAAGGTAACTACGATTACATCGAAAGCCCAGCTCAAACAGCCGCATCTTGGGAATCAGGTCGTGACGATGCAGCCGCATTCGGTTTCATCGATAAAGATCAGCTAGACGCGTATGTCGCGAACGGCGGCAAGCGTAGCGATTGGGATGTTGAGTTCGCTCAAAACCGCGCTGAAGACGGAACATTACTAGGCTACTCGCTACTGCAAGAATCTGTCGACCAAGCAAGCTACATGTACAGCGACAACAAGTACCTAGCAGAAATGGCTGACATTCTAGGTAAAGACGCAGAAGCAAAAGAGTTCCGCGAAAAAGCAGAGCACCTATCGAACTACATCAACACCTGTATGTTCGACGAAGGCACTAACTTCTTCTACGACATTCGTATCGAAGACAAACCACTAGCCAACGGCTGTGCAGGTAAACCGATTGTAGAACGTGGTAAAGGCCCTGAAGGTTGGTCACCACTGTTCAATGCAGCTGCCACTCAAGCTAATGCTGATGCAGTTGTCTCTGTAATGAAAGATACAGAAGAGTTCAATACCTACGTTCCACTAGGTACTGCGGCGCTTTCAAGCCCAGCATTCGGCCCTGATATTTACTGGCGTGGACGTGTTTGGGTAGACCAGTTCTACTTCGGCCTAAAAGGCATGGATAGCTACGGCTACCGTGACGATGCGATTGAAATGGCAGGTGCATTCTTCGATCACGCTGATGGATTAGTGCAAGACGGCCCTATCCGTGAGAACTACAATCCACTAACTGGTGAACAACAAGGTGCACCAAACTTCTCTTGGAGTGCCGCTCACCTATACATGCTATACAACGATTTCTTTACTGACGCAGAGTAA
- a CDS encoding amino acid permease gives MSDNKRSTIGKFALLSMTFAAVYSFNNIINNNIEIGLSSAPMFFLATIFYFVPFCLIVAEFVSLNKDSEAGVYSWVKSSLGGRWAFISAYTYWFVNLFFFTSLLPRIIAYASYAFLGFEYIFTPITTAILSTILFAVATHISNNGAKLLGPITSLTSSLMLLLTLSYILLSGGALIGGIEPADPITIEAMTPSFNWAFLGVITWIFMAAGGAESVAVYVNDIKGGHKSFVKVIIIAGIFIGALYSVGSVLANVFVAREELKFTGGSVQVFEGLARHFGLSEILMNRFVGVVSFTAMLGSLLMWTATPVKIFFSEIPKGIFGEKTVALNKQGVPERAAWVQFFIVIPLMFIPTLASDTVQDLMSTIINMTAAASMLPPLFIMIAYLHLRVKLDHLPRDFRMGSRRVGITAVSILIAIFTVGFFASTFPTGADIMTIIFYNVGGIVIFLGYAWWKYGQYEKSLSPEEKKLEAKPETANA, from the coding sequence ATGTCCGATAATAAACGCAGTACGATAGGCAAGTTTGCCCTACTGTCTATGACCTTCGCGGCGGTATACAGCTTCAATAACATCATAAACAACAACATCGAGATTGGCCTTTCCTCAGCTCCGATGTTCTTTTTAGCAACCATCTTTTACTTTGTGCCCTTTTGTTTGATCGTGGCTGAGTTTGTATCATTGAATAAAGACTCTGAGGCGGGTGTTTACTCTTGGGTTAAAAGCTCTCTAGGCGGTCGCTGGGCGTTTATTTCAGCTTACACCTACTGGTTTGTTAACCTATTCTTCTTCACCTCTCTGCTGCCTAGAATCATCGCTTATGCGTCGTATGCTTTCTTAGGCTTCGAATACATATTTACGCCGATCACCACGGCGATCTTGAGCACGATTCTATTTGCGGTTGCTACACACATTTCAAACAACGGCGCGAAGCTACTTGGCCCAATCACCTCACTAACATCATCACTGATGTTGTTGCTGACTCTGTCTTACATCCTGCTTTCAGGCGGTGCTTTGATCGGTGGTATCGAGCCAGCTGACCCAATCACCATTGAAGCGATGACACCAAGCTTTAACTGGGCATTCCTTGGGGTAATCACTTGGATTTTCATGGCGGCTGGCGGTGCTGAATCGGTTGCGGTTTACGTCAACGACATCAAAGGTGGACACAAGTCTTTCGTTAAAGTGATCATCATTGCCGGTATCTTTATCGGTGCGCTTTACTCAGTTGGCTCTGTGCTTGCGAACGTATTCGTTGCTCGCGAAGAACTTAAGTTTACTGGTGGTTCGGTGCAGGTATTCGAAGGGCTAGCAAGACACTTTGGCCTGTCTGAAATCTTGATGAACCGTTTCGTTGGTGTGGTTTCATTCACTGCGATGTTGGGCTCTCTACTGATGTGGACAGCGACTCCGGTTAAGATTTTCTTTTCTGAGATCCCTAAAGGAATCTTCGGTGAGAAAACGGTCGCTCTAAACAAACAAGGCGTTCCAGAGCGTGCGGCTTGGGTTCAATTCTTCATCGTCATTCCACTGATGTTCATCCCAACACTTGCATCGGACACCGTACAAGACCTAATGAGCACCATCATCAACATGACAGCAGCAGCCTCTATGTTGCCGCCACTGTTCATCATGATCGCTTACCTTCACTTGCGTGTAAAACTCGACCATCTCCCACGTGATTTCCGCATGGGCTCACGCCGAGTGGGTATCACAGCGGTGTCGATTCTTATCGCTATCTTTACGGTGGGTTTCTTTGCATCAACCTTCCCGACTGGCGCAGACATCATGACCATCATCTTCTACAACGTGGGTGGGATTGTGATCTTCCTTGGCTACGCATGGTGGAAATACGGTCAATACGAGAAAAGCTTATCTCCAGAAGAGAAGAAACTAGAAGCAAAGCCGGAAACTGCTAACGCCTAG
- a CDS encoding beta-galactosidase subunit beta — MIVLENLEQFKVVYRDGRKWQRCVEAIENIGNIKDGVMYSIGDSLAYMIEDGVARDTESFTGNRRYFDVHYYLEGRETVDFAAKSELEQIQAYSDETDREHLMGNGETRELIEGQVAIFDNSKAYRFHGDNRVRKVVLKVTIEDGYFLNK, encoded by the coding sequence ATGATCGTTTTAGAAAACTTAGAACAATTTAAAGTCGTTTACCGCGACGGTCGTAAATGGCAACGCTGTGTAGAAGCGATTGAAAACATCGGCAACATCAAAGATGGCGTGATGTATTCAATTGGTGACTCACTGGCTTACATGATTGAAGACGGCGTGGCTCGTGACACCGAAAGCTTTACTGGCAATCGTCGTTACTTCGACGTGCATTACTACCTAGAAGGTCGTGAAACCGTCGATTTCGCAGCCAAGTCAGAGCTAGAGCAAATCCAAGCTTACAGCGATGAGACTGACCGTGAACACCTAATGGGTAACGGTGAAACTCGTGAACTCATTGAAGGTCAAGTAGCGATCTTTGATAACAGCAAAGCTTACCGCTTCCACGGTGATAACCGAGTACGCAAAGTAGTGCTGAAAGTGACTATTGAAGACGGTTACTTCCTTAATAAGTAA